Within Mycobacterium botniense, the genomic segment CCGGAGCGCAGCACTGCTTGCTCGCGCAAAAACCGCAGCACGGCGTCGAGCATCTCGGTGCCGTCGAGTAGTTGTGGGCTATTGTGGTCAGCACCCGCTACCATGACGAACCGCTTTGGTTCACAAGCTTTCTCGTAGAGTCGACGGCTGAGCTCGGCGGGCACCAGATTATCGCGCTCACCGGCGATCACCAACACAGGGGCAGCCACCCGCTGGATCCGGTCGATCGACGGATACCGGTCGGCCAGCAGCGCTGAGACCGGCAACCACGGGTAATGCAGCCGGCCGACGTCGGCCAGCGACGTGAACGGCGAGCGCAGCACCAGCGCCGCCGGCGGCGATTCGAGCGCCAACCGGACCGCGACGGCGGCGCCGAGTGACTCACCGAAGTAGACGATGCGGAGCGGGTCGACATGCGGGTGAGCGTCCAAGAATGCCCGCGCTGCCCGCGCGTCAGCGGCCAGCCCTTTCTCACAGGGACGGCCGGGGTTACCGGCGTAGCCGCGGTAGTCGAACAGCAGCACCGAAAGACCCGCGCGGGCCAGCGCAGCGGCCAGAGGGGCGCGCATCATGCGATCACCGGCATTGCCGTTGCAGACCAAGACCGCCGGCCCACAGTCTGCGGCAGGAATGAACCAGCCGCCCAGCCGCATCCCGTCCTCGGTATCCAATGTCACGTCCTCGCCGCGGCCCAGCACCGCGCCGACAGCGGGCACCGGACTACGCGACGGAAAGTAGATCAGCCGTCGTTGCACAGACCTCAGCACCGGGACGGCGTCGGCAACATGGCGCATTCGCACACTATGGCAGAGCCGCCGGTGCGCCCAATACGGCGCTGGCCTTCTCTGCTGTCACGATTTGCGCACCAGTGTGGACGCGAACAGCGCGGAAGGCCGGGCCCGACGGTGCGCGGCTCCGCGCCGAGCACCGGCATGCGGTAACCATCGACGCTTCCACGCCGCTGCCAGGTGGTGACGCCTCTTCCGGGGTGCGCCGGTGGCAACGGCAATCTTGCGCGCCTTGCCTGTGTTCACCGGGATACTCAGTCGCAGAACACCGTTGGTGTAGTCAGCGCTGATTTTGTCGGGGTCGGGCCGATCGGTGAGCCAAAGGTGCCGGGTGAACACCCCGTGCGGACGCTCAGCAACCAGCCAGCTGCGATCCTGGCTGGCGGGGTAAGCGCGCTCGGCCCGCACGGTTACCACGTCGCGTTCGACACTGACATCGAGCGAGTCGGGAGTGATGCCCGGGAGGTCGAACTCCGCAACGAATCTGTCCCCATCGCGCCAGGCATCCATCCGCATCAGCGCCGGCCGGGCTGCGGCGCCGG encodes:
- a CDS encoding Hsp20/alpha crystallin family protein gives rise to the protein MVGLSDPLVGHVNQLTQQLLSPTAGAAARPALMRMDAWRDGDRFVAEFDLPGITPDSLDVSVERDVVTVRAERAYPASQDRSWLVAERPHGVFTRHLWLTDRPDPDKISADYTNGVLRLSIPVNTGKARKIAVATGAPRKRRHHLAAAWKRRWLPHAGARRGAAHRRARPSALFASTLVRKS
- a CDS encoding alpha/beta hydrolase, whose product is MRHVADAVPVLRSVQRRLIYFPSRSPVPAVGAVLGRGEDVTLDTEDGMRLGGWFIPAADCGPAVLVCNGNAGDRMMRAPLAAALARAGLSVLLFDYRGYAGNPGRPCEKGLAADARAARAFLDAHPHVDPLRIVYFGESLGAAVAVRLALESPPAALVLRSPFTSLADVGRLHYPWLPVSALLADRYPSIDRIQRVAAPVLVIAGERDNLVPAELSRRLYEKACEPKRFVMVAGADHNSPQLLDGTEMLDAVLRFLREQAVLRSGS